The Hordeum vulgare subsp. vulgare chromosome 4H, MorexV3_pseudomolecules_assembly, whole genome shotgun sequence genomic interval TTAGTTATATGCGTCCATGTTTTTCGCCATGGAAACACGGGAACTAGACGTCCCAAGAAGATGATACAGTTCTAAACTTGGAAAGGTTATAACATATGGGAATTTGTATCCTGATAATTACTCCTCccttcgtctcaaaataagtgattAAAAAATAACTCAATTTTAATACTTTAATGCAAAATTAAGTCACTTTTGAATcacttattttaaaacggagaAAGTACTTTACTAGCATGATTGCTTCAGAAAGAAAAGATTAAAATGCTGACTGTGCTTTCAAGATTATGTTAACAGAAAGCTGCATATATTCACGTAATTACTTCATAAACTAGAGAATACCCCACACGTTGTTGCGGGAATTGGTTGATGAAATTTTCGGTTCATAACATGAGAACCAAAACTAAAAATGCACAAGACTTGTTATATTTGATCATGTATAGCTGTAAAATATTTGTTAAATATAAGTAGAACAATTAAATTAAAAATATATTGTTATGCATGGTTGAATGtcgtgtttttttttttttgctttccaTGCATGACTGCATGTTGTGGATCTTATCCCATTTGTAATTGTATGATGAGGTGACTAGCATGCTTCTATGTGTTGAGAACTTGAGATAAATAAACTAATTAATGAGGATGACTCTTTTAGGAGTATATAGGATTTTGTAACTTCTACTTGTTGTCTTAACGTTACAATAGAGTACATGCATTACTCTTTGAAAAAGGATTTTCCTACGTAGAAAGTCACAATTCACACTGATTTGAGCAAAACCAAGAATAAGTCCTTGTATTCGCTTATAACTAATTTAAAGAGCTAGCTACATGAAGCTGCAATTAGTAGCCATTCGGTAAATGGAAGGTCAGATTTGCGTGGTCATGCTTGCTAAGCCTGATTCTTTTTGGCAAACTAAAGTCAAACATGATGCATGTAACATAGTTGAGGTAATTAGACTTATCTTGATGTTCACATCTTATATAAACTACTACTAGGTAGCTAGACAAATGGAGGATTAGGCCATATGTTTGATTCAGTTCGTTGTCGATCGATCTCTAGCCGCGACAACCAAGTAGTACGGCACTGAGACGAAAACAATCTTATACTATTAAGTGCTGATGATGCAATCACGGAGAAATTTTCCATGTGAGGCAAAGTCAACGATCGAGGCGTCGTAGCCCTCGACATTTGGAGTCGATCGGCCGGCATCTATGGCGTAAAAACTAGTAAAAGGTACATCACGGGCGTACGGAGCCCGTCCTTGTTGGGAGATCTGATTGGCAGCCATGCATGGATCCATGGTTGAGTTGAAAATCATGGAGTAGATTAGAGGTTTACAAGTTCGTTGATGTATTAGTGACAGCGAGAAGTTAGGGAACGAATTGTGCAAGTAGTGCAACACAAGATTACCTGAACGACGACGCGGTTCCGGCGGAGCTGCATCTGGCCGGCCTCGGTGTCGCCGGGCCTGGCCAACGCCGTGCCGTGGCCGTGGCTGTGCCAGTGCGCCTCCGGCTCCGGGCTCTCGAGGTTGGCGACGGcggcgctgctgctgctggtggtgggaACGGGAGCCCCGGCGTCGTGGCCCTTCTTCTTGCGGTTGTAGAAGGTAAGCATGAGGGAGTCGACCATGAGCGTGAAGACGGCGGCGAGCATGGCGACGAAGGTGGTGAAGGGGAACTGCCGCCACGGCGTCTCCGGGAGGCAGGGCGAGTTGAGGTTGTTGAAGGAGTCCGGCAGCACGTGCATGTAGCCGGTGGAGAGGATGACGCCGGACGCGAAGGCCTTGACGACGTAGAAGAGGTTGCGGTCGGGCTGGAGCGCCGGCACGGACTTGGCGAAGAGCGGCAGGCAGACGCCGATGACGCTGGCGACGAGGATGGTGGGGATGCCGATGAGCTTGAGGCGCAGCGCCTTGGGGACGTTGTGGCAGGCGTCGTCCGTGGCCAGGCCGGCGCAGACGTCGTCGGCCGCCGGCGTCTGTGCGTGGGCGAGGAAGGGAGAGACGACCAGGAGGGCGAGCGAGACGAGCGCTAGGGctcgcgacgacgacgacgacgacattgcTCGATCTTTTGGTTGCGATTAAGCTGTCCGGCCTTAATTTCGGTGTGGAGCTAGAGCTAGCTTGTTGTACGTACGGCTAGCTGCTTTGGTAGTATTGGTTGattggttgatgatgatgagtagTGTGGTTTGAGAATCCGTAGCTGCTGCCGGGTTTATATAGAGTAGTTTGGATGAGTTGATGGAAGCTCAAGACGAGAGTGAGCCTTGCAACAAACCCGCACGGTGTACGTGGGTTACCATCTCCAACATACAAAAACAGTTTCAAACGTCGAAATAGCACATTAGCGTTTCAACATACGTGGTACAAATACAACGCACGTTCACAAACAGACGCAAAATAACAAACCAACAAAAGTAGTTCATCGACAAACattaaaattcaaattcaaactaaCAAGCAAGTTATAATTCATAAAACAtgctaaaaaaataaaaacacagctttactcctcctcctcctcgtcgatgGTGTAGTCCGATGACGAAAGAAACGCGTCCTTCCATCGAGGATCGTCCGAGTCCCAGCTCGTCTCCCGGTTGCCTATCTGGGAAATCGTCACTACCTTGCGACGACACTTGTCCCGGCAACGAGCAACTCGCTCCGTCCTTCTCTGCGCCCAAAACTCGTTCTCGACGGAGTCGTCCTCCAGGAAGCGCACACGCCACTTCGCCATGGCGGCCTCGTCCCTCTTGGCAATCACGAGGCGGCGCTCCCGATTCTGCTGGACGCAACGGTCCTCCTCGGTGACCAAACACGGGGAGGCGCGACATCATGCGTCTGCTCGCACGTGAACATGTCGTGGAAGTTAATCTGTCCCCAAGGTCGCCTAGGGTGCCATGCCGCAGCGTCATACGTGTGGACGGCCTCGTGGACGGTCTCAAACATGCCGATCCGGAGGCGCGTGTCCCTGGAGCGGATCTGAACGTAAAACACGCCGGAGGGACGGGTGCAAACGCCGCAGAAGCCCGAGTTGTTTCGGGCGTGGCGACATGGCGGGTCGCGGCAGCGACGATGCGCTCGAAGAGGCAGGGAGAAGGCGTGGCAGCGGCGGAGTGCAGGGAGAAAGCACGAGAGGAAATGAGGCGATTGATGAGCGCGGGATTGATAGCGCGCGCTGGCTGCGCCAAAAATGGCGTGTGGGCTACCGCCTTTCCCCACCACGGGATATTCTTTAGCGTGCCACTGTTTCGCGCATCCGCTGAAGCACGCTACGCAGCCGCTCGCGTGTCAAAAGAGTGGTTTTTACCGTGCGCGTGATTTTTGGTGCCTCTGTTGGAGATGTTTTAAGATCAACTCCAATCGGCCAACCCAAATGGACGCGGCCTATGTCCGTTTTTTGTTCTTTTGACTCGGCTTGTTCGCCCCTTTTGTGTTTAATTCGACCGTGCGTCCACCGCTCGGACCCAAATATCGTCCGCACATAATAATAAAATGGTCCGCGGTCATAAATCATGTGCTAGCGGCCATGCCATTGTCTAGATTTCATGCCAACTTCATGCCAGCGTCCGACATACATAACAACACATTCACGATGGACACGAAGCCAAAAGGTAGATGAATTTTGCTTAGCGCCGATCTTGGGGTCTTGTCTAATGTCCCTTCAACATTCACAAAGGAGCTTGTCCTCATCCTTTGTGTAGGCCTTGGTCCGCTTGCTTTGGCGCTTCTTGGCTGCTTGGGATTGGTTGCTCTTCAAACAAAGGTGCCCGATCGATGTCcacttcatcttcttctaggTTGTAGTCCTCCGGGAACTCGCGGTTAGGGGGGAAGGTGCCCATGCCATCTTGGCCTTACATGAAGGGGTCGGTCGTGCCAGCATGGACAAAGGGGTCAGCCATGAAGGTGTTTCGGccatcttggttttgggttttatcGGGATCGAAGGGAGCGACATCCACACCACCTTTGAAGATCATGTTCTCGATGATGAAACGGTTGTTCGTGTCATCTTCCATGGTTGATATTTTGTCGAACAGTTTGCGGGCGCCCGAAACCATATCGGCTAGTGTCTCCTGCGGCCGTTTCCTTTGCCCCCCGAAGATGATCCACCATCCACTTTCCTAGAGTTGATGACGATGTAGATGGGCACGGGCGTGGACAGTGCCACCACAGCTCACCTCCCGCGAGCATTCGCCAGAGAAACGAGACACCAACGGGTAGTGATGATGGAAGCAAGCCATTAGCAGTGCGGTTGAAGTGTGCGGTGACATGGGTTTAACCCTAGGTAGATAAGGGTGTCCCTTGTAGCTGCAGCAACTCTGGCGTTGGTCTCTTCTTGCTGTGCGACAGCGGCCTTGGCATGTCTATGAGCTTGCGTTCGGCAACGTGCCTCCGTTCCCTCTCTTCATGGACTGCAAGCACCGTTCCTCGGGCGTCATCGGTTATTCGTGGTCGTCGCTGGCGTTTTATGGGGCGTGTGGGGCTTACGCTTCTTGGCGACGAGAAGGCGAGGTCGGAGAAGTCTAGAGAGGCGAGGCCGCCGATAGACAAGACAGACCGACGACGGTGCCAAGAGGAGGAAAGTCTCGGGGAGGGGGGGTATAGATGCTATATGAGCATCTCCAATAGAAGATATAGATGCAAAAATACCTAAATTTTACATCTATGAGTCCTTAAAACGCCTCTCCAATATATGATGTAGATGAAAAAAAAACACATCTCAGTTTCCGGGGATGTAAACTACAACACCTTGCGATGCAAATATACATCTCCACCCACTCGAGGTGTAAAAACGCCAGCCGCGCGCCAACCGCCAACCGTAGTTCTATTTCCTTCCTTCaacccctcttcttcctcccgctgcCCTGCCACACCACCGCCACCCGTCCGCAAGGCCGCCACACCCTATCATCGTCGCCTCGCGCCAGATGTGCCCCCTCCGACACCCTCATCGCCGGTTTCGACCGTCTTCTGCAGCCGCACGCCGTGAATCGGGCATTTTTCGGCCCCCGCTCATTGCATCGTCGCCACTCGATTCCATCGTCACTGCTCGATGCCACCACCGTCGTCGCCCCGTATGCATCACCGTCCGCTTCCCCGCACCGCCACCGGTTGATTGGACCACCGCTGCACGATTTCTCCACTGCCACCACCCGTAGCCCAGCACCGCGGCCCGCAACCCCTCCTATAGCCCCGCAACACCGCCCGCAGCCCCCCAGCCCCGACATGCTTCGGCCACCACGTCGAGCTTTCCCGTCGAGTTTCGTCCACCACAACTCCTCTCATTTGCCCCAAAGTATGTGCCTCGCTCCTAGCTATCTGTAAAGCTAGCCAAACGTCGCTGCAAACTATTGCCCGCCGTGCTTGATGGTTGCCGGCGGCACAACTAGTTTACATCTCCATTTTCATCATCTCTTGGAGTTGTACATTTACATCACCATTTTACATCTTCTGttggagttgaaacttttttaGAGATGTAAAAAGCACTTATTAAAAGATGTAAAAACGTTTTGAAAATGTAAACTTGTTTTACATCTCTTCTATTGGAGAGGCTCTAATAAGTTGTATTTTTTTGTTAGCTACAGTGGGCTTGGCAAGCATGTTAAAAAAACAATATGAATGATCTTCTTCGAGGAGAAATCGATGAGTGTGCATCAGATAGTACATGTtactcccttcattcctaaatataagtcttttatgtATTATATTATGGACTACGTATTGATGTATATATacgtattttagagtgtagattcacttgtTTTGCTTCTATATAGTTCGTAGTAGAATAtatataaagacttatatttaggaacgaagggagtagatgttggggatcgtagtactaattcaaaaaaaatcctacgtcacaccaagaacatctaggagaaaccagcaacgagtgaggaagagtatcttcataccgttgaagatcgcaaagcggaagcgttactatgaacgcagctgatggagtcatactcgcggcgatccgatccaaaTACTGAACGTTCGGTGTCTCCTCGTTCAACAtacctacagcccggggacgtctcctccttcttgatgttggggaacgtcgcatgggaaataaaaattttcctacgcgcacgaagacctatcatggtgatgtccatctacgagaggggatgagtgatctacgtacccttgtagaccgtacagcagaagcattagagaacgcggttgatgtagtggaacgtcctcacgtccctcgatccgccccgcaaacaatcccgcgatcagtcccacgatctagtaccgaacggacggcacctccgcgttcagcacacgtacagctcgacgatgatctcggccttcttgatccagcaagagagacggagaggtagaagagttctccggcagcgtgatggcgctccggaggttggtgatgaccttgtctcagcagggctccgcccgagctccgcagaaacgcgatctagaggaaaaaccgtggaggtatgtggtcgggcagccctggaaaagtcgtctcaaatctgccctaaaacctccgtatatataggtgggagggagggggccttgccttggggtccaaggaccctcaagggggtcggccgagccaagggggaggactctcccccccccaaaccgagttggactaggtttggtgggagggagtcctcctcccttcccacctcctcctctttttttttttcctttcctcttgttttttcttttcttggcgcatagaccacttgtgggctgtcccaccagcccactaagggctggtgtgtctcccccaaggcctatgggcttccccggggtgggttgccccccccggtgaactcccggaacccattcgtcattcccggtacattcccggtaactccgaaaaccttccggtaatcaaatgaggtcatcctatatatcaatcttcgtttccggaccattccggaaaccctcgtgacgtccgtgatctcatccgggactccgaacaacattcggtaaccaaccatataactcaaatacgcataaaacaacgtcgaaccttaagtgtgcagaccctgcgggttcgagaactatgtaggcatgacccgagagactcctcggtcaatatccaatagcgggacctggatgcccatattggatcctacatattctacgaagatcttatcgtttgaacctcagtgccaaggattcgtataatccagtatgtcattccttttgtccttcggtatgttacttgcccaagattcgatcgtcagtatccgcatacctatttcaatctcgtttaccggcaagtctctttactcgttccgtaatacaagatcccgtaacttacactaagttacattgcttgcaaggcttgtgtgtgatgttgtattaccgagtgggccccgagatacctctccgtcacacggagtgacaaatcccagtcttgatccataccaactcaactaacaccttcggagatacctgtagagcatctttatagtcacccagttacgttgcgacgtttgatacacacaaagcattcctccggtgtcagtgagttatatgatctcatggtcataggaataaatacttgacacgcacaaaacagtagcaacaaaatgacacgatcaacatgctacgtctattagtttgggtctagtccatcacgtgattctcccaatgacgtgatccagttatcaagcaacaacaccttgttcataatcagaagacactgactatcattgatcaactggctagccaactagaggcatgctagggacggtg includes:
- the LOC123450991 gene encoding fe(2+) transport protein 1-like, whose protein sequence is MSSSSSSRALALVSLALLVVSPFLAHAQTPAADDVCAGLATDDACHNVPKALRLKLIGIPTILVASVIGVCLPLFAKSVPALQPDRNLFYVVKAFASGVILSTGYMHVLPDSFNNLNSPCLPETPWRQFPFTTFVAMLAAVFTLMVDSLMLTFYNRKKKGHDAGAPVPTTSSSSAAVANLESPEPEAHWHSHGHGTALARPGDTEAGQMQLRRNRVVVQVLEMGIVVHSVVIGLGMGASQSVCTIRPLVAAMCFHQMFEGMGLGGCILQAEYGTKMKAGLVFFFSTTTPFGIALGLALTKVYKDNSPTALIVVGILNAASAGLLHYMALVELLAADFMGPKLQSSVRLQLICLTAVLLGAGGMSVMAKWA